The sequence TCAGCGTTTCAGCGCCCTGTGCGGCGCCGTGCACGGGCGCGTGCGGCTTCCAGCGCGGAGTCCACTCCGGCGGGCGGCTTCGGGGGTTCCGGCTTCTGCTGGGTTGGCTCCTCTGGCGCAGGCCGGGTCGGTGTCGCGGTGGGTCTTGCGTCGGTGCGCGGTGCTTCCGCCGGCCCTCGTGCCCTGGCGTCCTTCGCGGGCCGCTCCCGGGCTGCTTTCACTCGGGGCGCGGAGAGGAACCGGCGCACGGCCACTTCCGCCAGCATCGCCGCCAGCGCGAACGCCACCAGCCACGGAGCCAGCGGCACGCGGCCCTCGGACTCCGGCGCCTCCGCGAACAGGCCTGTCATCGACAGCCGCTCCTGGCCGCCTCCCACCGCCGCCAGGGCTCGCAGGAGCTTGAGCCCCTCCTTCGCGCTGCCCGGTTCGAACTCCGGCGCGTAGGGCAGCGCTACCGGTGGCGCCCTCAACACGCGCCCGCCCCACTTCACCACCGGATGCCAGGTGCCGCTGCCGCTCAGGGGATACTCGACCACCAGCCGGTCCTCATCCTCCCAGTGCAGCGGCTTCTCCGCGCCCGAGCGGCCGTCGCCTGACAGCAACACCGCCGTGGGCAGTGCTCCCGGCATCGGCTCTCCCGGCGGCAGGTCCAACGTCACTCGCAGCAGGTTGCCCTGGCGCTCCGAGCGCACCACCGCCTCCTCCTTCGGCGTGGCCCGCCCCATCGACCAGCGCACCACCGCCTCCAGCGTCGCCCGCAGCGCGCTCCACTCGCGCAGCTCGCCCGTGTACTTGCCGTCCACCTCCGCCGTGAGCGCCACCGTGCGCCCGGCTCCATGCGGCCACAGCGCCAGCACCGGCGCGGCGTTGGTGTCCAGCGTGCGCAGCGCCACGTTCGCGCGGGGCTTCAGGTAGGTGAGGTTGTAGCCGCCCACCTGCGGCAGCCCCGTCGTCGGCAGCGGCCCCAGCAGCGGCAGGTCCGGCGCGGCCTCCATCGACGCGGGCTCGTCCACGAACGTGGCCCTCGCCACCGCGAGCGTCTCCTGGCTGAAGATGCGCGGCAGGCTCATGGCGTCTTCCGCGAAGTAGATGCGCCCTTCTCCGCGCCGGGCCACCTCGCGCAGCAGGTCCGCGTCCGGATCCGTGGGCTTGCCCAGGCCGATGACGGACACCGTCACGTGGGCCTCCCGCAGCGCGGCCAGCGTCGCCTGGTAGTCGTCCGGCTCCTCGGAGTCCGCCGCGTCGGAGAACAGCACCACGTGCCGCGTGGGCTTGTCGCTGCGGAGGATCTCCTTGCGGCCCGCTCGCAGGGCCGCGCCCACGTAGATGCCGCCACCGCCGCTGAAGCCCCTCGCCACCTGGCCCAGCGGCAGGCCGTCGCTCACGGGGCTCAGCGGGAAGACCTCGTGCGGCTCCGTGTCCACCATGTGCACGGAGGCTTCGTCGTTCGCGTTGAGCAGCGTGAGCGCCGCCGTCACGCCCTCCGCGGCCAGCTCCATCTTCGTGCGGCCGTCCGGCACCTGCATGCCCATGGAGCAGCTGGAATCCATGAGCACGCTCATCGCCACCGACGCGCGCCGCTGCTCCTCGCGCATCTCCAGCGACACGGGCAGCAACGGCTCCACGGGGGAACGCCGGTAGCCGCCCTCGCCGAAGCTCGAACGCCCTCCCGTCATCACCAGCCCGCCGCCGGCCTGGTCCACGTAGTCCGCCAGCGCGTTCAAGCCCGTCTCGCCAAGCGCGTTGGCGTCCACGTTCTCCAGCACCACCACGCCCACCCCATCGAGCGCCTCCAGCGACAGGTGGAACGGCGCCTTCACGTCCACCTCCATTCCCGTCGCCGACAGCGCCTTCGCCAGCGTGCCCGAGGGCTGCGAGGTGAGCAGCAGCACGCGCGGCGGGCCCTCCACTCGCAGTACGCCCACGCCCACGTCGTTCTCGGGGACGCCGTCGCCGGGCACCTCCACCGTGAGCCGGTAGCGCACGAGCCCCGGCTCCTCCAGCAGGTCGCGAAGGGGCAACAGGTTGGGGCCGGGCTTGAAGTCGAACGGCCCCTTCACCAGCACCTTCCCGTCGCGCTCCAGGCGCACGGTGCCGGTGACGGCGGAGGTGGCCTGCACCACGGCGGAGAACTGGAAGGGCTCGCGCACGGAGACGGTGGCGGGCACGTCCAGGGACACGACGGCCACGTCCAGCGCGGGCTCCGGACGGGACACCTGCCGGTAGTCCACCGCGATGCCTCGCGCCGCCAGCCGCCGCGTCGCGCCCCGAGCATCCGCGCCCGTGGCCCGCCCGTCGGACACCACGAGCACCCGGCCCGTGCGTTCAGCGGGAATGAGCGCGCCCGCCGCATCCAGCGCGGCCGACAGGTCCGACGCCTCCGCGTCCACCGGCCGCGTGAAGCCGCCGAACCGGCCGACCTCCGACAGCGGAGACTCCACCCGGGCCTCGCGACCGTAGGTGATGACGCCCACGCGGTCGCCCGGCCGGCGCTGGGACTCCACCAGCGAAATCAGCTCCTGCGCCACGCGGTCCACGTCCAGCGGCATGGAGCGCGAGCGGTCCACCACCACGGCCACGTCGCTGCCCGCGTTGGCCAGCCGCAGCTCCGGCCCGGCCAGCGCGCCCACGCCGAGCACCAGCAGCGCCCAGCGCAGCACCATGGGCGGGCCGGGTCTCCGGCCATGGCGCCACAGGAAGAGGCCCAGCGGCAACAGCAGCAGCCACGCCTGGGGAAGGGTGAAGGTCATGCCTTCCTCGTGACGTAGAAGTCCGCCAGCAGCGCGGCCAGCAGCACCACCAGGGGCCA comes from Corallococcus macrosporus and encodes:
- a CDS encoding VWA domain-containing protein: MTFTLPQAWLLLLPLGLFLWRHGRRPGPPMVLRWALLVLGVGALAGPELRLANAGSDVAVVVDRSRSMPLDVDRVAQELISLVESQRRPGDRVGVITYGREARVESPLSEVGRFGGFTRPVDAEASDLSAALDAAGALIPAERTGRVLVVSDGRATGADARGATRRLAARGIAVDYRQVSRPEPALDVAVVSLDVPATVSVREPFQFSAVVQATSAVTGTVRLERDGKVLVKGPFDFKPGPNLLPLRDLLEEPGLVRYRLTVEVPGDGVPENDVGVGVLRVEGPPRVLLLTSQPSGTLAKALSATGMEVDVKAPFHLSLEALDGVGVVVLENVDANALGETGLNALADYVDQAGGGLVMTGGRSSFGEGGYRRSPVEPLLPVSLEMREEQRRASVAMSVLMDSSCSMGMQVPDGRTKMELAAEGVTAALTLLNANDEASVHMVDTEPHEVFPLSPVSDGLPLGQVARGFSGGGGIYVGAALRAGRKEILRSDKPTRHVVLFSDAADSEEPDDYQATLAALREAHVTVSVIGLGKPTDPDADLLREVARRGEGRIYFAEDAMSLPRIFSQETLAVARATFVDEPASMEAAPDLPLLGPLPTTGLPQVGGYNLTYLKPRANVALRTLDTNAAPVLALWPHGAGRTVALTAEVDGKYTGELREWSALRATLEAVVRWSMGRATPKEEAVVRSERQGNLLRVTLDLPPGEPMPGALPTAVLLSGDGRSGAEKPLHWEDEDRLVVEYPLSGSGTWHPVVKWGGRVLRAPPVALPYAPEFEPGSAKEGLKLLRALAAVGGGQERLSMTGLFAEAPESEGRVPLAPWLVAFALAAMLAEVAVRRFLSAPRVKAARERPAKDARARGPAEAPRTDARPTATPTRPAPEEPTQQKPEPPKPPAGVDSALEAARARARRRTGR